In the genome of Entelurus aequoreus isolate RoL-2023_Sb linkage group LG15, RoL_Eaeq_v1.1, whole genome shotgun sequence, one region contains:
- the ropn1l gene encoding ropporin-1-like protein isoform X2 produces MPPPETMYCSQQINIPKGLPDILKNFTKAAIRTQPKDLLVWSAAYFEALSKGETLPVKERLELHVDSQTKDAALTPGLLKTLHKQLSSEETCSREELQEKWKALCLPKEQLDNMLTLGNFDTDISWLQFFTLGCSALGDTLKSSLKVACEILTEDEEGGAARIPFEIFKTLCTYLAHLDPEMQQENIDSFFTDMEPHVDRRRDEGLHPITDAVGA; encoded by the exons ATGCCTCCTCCAGAGACAATGTATTGTTCCCAGCAAATCAACATTCCAAAAGGACTGCCAGACATCCTCAAGAACTTCACAAAGGCAGCCATCCGAACACAGCCCAAAGACCTGCTGGTGTGGTCTGCAGC ATATTTCGAGGCACTTTCTAAAGGAGAGACTCTGCCCGTCAAGGAGAGACTGGAGCTACACGTCGACAGCCAGACTAAAGACGCAGCACTGACTCCAGGTCTGCTTAAAACTCTTCACAAACAG CTCTCCTCTGAAGAAACATGCAGCAGAGAGGAGTTGCAGGAGAAATGGAAGGCTCTATGTCTGCCAAAGGAACAGCTGGACAACATGTTGACCCTGGGGAATTTTGACACCGACATCTCCTGGTTGCAATTTTTCACACTGGGCTGCAGTGCTTTGGGAGAT ACCCTCAAGAGCTCCCTCAAGGTCGCCTGTGAGATCCTGACCGAGGATGAGGAAGGGGGTGCCGCGAGAATCCCCTTTGAGATATTTAAGACGCTGTGCACCTACCTGGCTCACCTGGACCCTGAAATGCAGCAGGAGAACATTGACAGCTTTTTTACGGACATGGAGCCACACGT cgatcgacggcgcgacgaaggacttcaccctatcacagatgcggttggcgcctag
- the ropn1l gene encoding ropporin-1-like protein isoform X1: MPPPETMYCSQQINIPKGLPDILKNFTKAAIRTQPKDLLVWSAAYFEALSKGETLPVKERLELHVDSQTKDAALTPGLLKTLHKQLSSEETCSREELQEKWKALCLPKEQLDNMLTLGNFDTDISWLQFFTLGCSALGDTLKSSLKVACEILTEDEEGGAARIPFEIFKTLCTYLAHLDPEMQQENIDSFFTDMEPHVEKQQGMIKPLDFIHREDAL; the protein is encoded by the exons ATGCCTCCTCCAGAGACAATGTATTGTTCCCAGCAAATCAACATTCCAAAAGGACTGCCAGACATCCTCAAGAACTTCACAAAGGCAGCCATCCGAACACAGCCCAAAGACCTGCTGGTGTGGTCTGCAGC ATATTTCGAGGCACTTTCTAAAGGAGAGACTCTGCCCGTCAAGGAGAGACTGGAGCTACACGTCGACAGCCAGACTAAAGACGCAGCACTGACTCCAGGTCTGCTTAAAACTCTTCACAAACAG CTCTCCTCTGAAGAAACATGCAGCAGAGAGGAGTTGCAGGAGAAATGGAAGGCTCTATGTCTGCCAAAGGAACAGCTGGACAACATGTTGACCCTGGGGAATTTTGACACCGACATCTCCTGGTTGCAATTTTTCACACTGGGCTGCAGTGCTTTGGGAGAT ACCCTCAAGAGCTCCCTCAAGGTCGCCTGTGAGATCCTGACCGAGGATGAGGAAGGGGGTGCCGCGAGAATCCCCTTTGAGATATTTAAGACGCTGTGCACCTACCTGGCTCACCTGGACCCTGAAATGCAGCAGGAGAACATTGACAGCTTTTTTACGGACATGGAGCCACACGT GGAGAAGCAGCAGGGAATGATCAAACCTCTTGACTTCATCCATCGAGAGGACGCCCTGTGA